Proteins co-encoded in one Arachis hypogaea cultivar Tifrunner chromosome 11, arahy.Tifrunner.gnm2.J5K5, whole genome shotgun sequence genomic window:
- the LOC112723177 gene encoding putative ubiquitin-conjugating enzyme E2 38: protein MSSSHHKQKEAANTMKGREQIFKVFDIVSEVPDDHFFGSPSKESSSYSTANSNLSKCAMKEWKILEQNLPDSIYIRVYENRIDLMRAVIIGAAGTPYHDGLFFFDIKLPSKYPNYPPELYFHSFGHRLNPNLYSSGRVCLSLLNTWHGRTAEKWDPRASTLLQVLLSIQALVLNEQPFFNEPGTSYGRPIFQSRSRVYTEMAFQLTWEVAMNLVRRPPEHFEAFVLQHFSTRSVAVLDACREYANERVWVGYYCRNQGGDGRSSSLCSSSNVKVSASFKKSLVEILYPRLVQTFQSCGADLKGTPKELESEVIINKQPKRKQMIDPTKHENKGEVGKHNNKGGIFMKAVDRIKTALGWKKKKTDSKQF, encoded by the coding sequence ATGAGTTCATCACATCACAAGCAGAAGGAGGCAGCTAACACCATGAAAGGAAGAGAGCAGATCTTCAAGGTCTTCGATATCGTTTCGGAAGTCCCGGATGACCATTTCTTTGGCTCACCATCAAAAGAATCCAGCAGTTACAGCACCGCCAACAGCAATCTCTCCAAGTGCGCCATGAAAGAGTGGAAGATCTTGGAACAGAACCTTCCAGACTCCATCTACATTCGGGTCTACGAGAACCGCATTGACCTAATGAGGGCGGTGATTATAGGCGCCGCGGGCACACCGTACCACGATGGTCTCTTCTTCTTCGACATCAAGCTCCCTTCTAAATATCCAAACTATCCTCCGGAATTATACTTCCACTCGTTCGGGCACCGTCTAAACCCGAACCTCTACAGCAGCGGCAGGGTCTGCTTGAGCCTCCTTAACACGTGGCACGGCAGGACAGCCGAGAAGTGGGATCCACGCGCTTCGACGCTCCTTCAGGTCTTGCTCTCAATCCAAGCACTCGTTCTCAACGAGCAGCCGTTTTTCAATGAGCCTGGGACTTCGTATGGACGACCTATCTTTCAGAGCAGGTCACGTGTCTACACCGAGATGGCGTTTCAGCTCACGTGGGAAGTTGCCATGAACCTCGTTCGTAGGCCGCCCGAGCACTTTGAGGCCTTCGTCCTTCAACACTTCAGCACGCGCTCCGTGGCTGTCTTGGACGCGTGCCGCGAGTACGCCAATGAGCGCGTGTGGGTCGGGTATTACTGCAGGAACCAAGGTGGTGATGGTAGGTCATCCAGTTTGTGTTCTTCGTCAAATGTGAAAGTTTCGGCATCTTTTAAGAAGAGTTTGGTGGAAATTTTGTACCCTAGGCTGGTTCAAACGTTTCAATCATGCGGTGCGGATTTGAAAGGTACCCCAAAAGAGTTGGAATCAGAAGTTATTATTAACAAGCAACCCAAAAGGAAGCAAATGATTGATCCGACGAAGCATGAAAACAAGGGTGAGGTTGGGAAGCATAACAATAAGGGTGGGATCTTCATGAAAGCTGTGGATAGGATCAAAACGGCGTTgggatggaagaagaagaagacagacTCCAAACAATTCTAG
- the LOC112723178 gene encoding putative ubiquitin-conjugating enzyme E2 39, with the protein MAGLNNFERFDVVSDHSEHHFSQPTANTTKKQKQNRNPEPTNHAARNCFTNTGSKVYKNIMREWKILANGLPDSIYVRVYESRIDLMRAAIVGAAGTPYHDGLFFFDIAFPPNYPSQPPKVHYLSCGFKLNPNLYHNGEVCLSLINTWIGKKSEKWDPCGSTVLQLLVSLQGLVLNDKPFFNEAGSEIFGRAFFEKQARSYNYSVFLLSCRTMLFWLQRPPRNFEEFVHAHFRDRACQILRACHEYVNGRVRVGWYGVSDVGENDGSSHRSRVKVSEEFKASMGKLYLRMVVAFQLNGSSLCSELLELENSDKNGGSSKNKGHGGDRKYGKIVRKVLGKFRKFYALKKDQSRRVDVSK; encoded by the coding sequence ATGGCTGGCCTGAACAATTTCGAGCGCTTCGACGTCGTTTCAGACCATTCAGAGCACCACTTTTCCCAACCAACTGCTAACACTACCAAGAAACAGAAACAGAACCGCAACCCGGAACCAACCAACCACGCTGCCCGAAACTGTTTTACAAACACGGGCAGCAAAGTGTACAAGAACATAATGCGAGAATGGAAGATCCTCGCCAACGGCCTGCCCGACTCCATCTACGTCCGCGTCTACGAGAGCCGCATCGATCTCATGAGGGCAGCAATCGTCGGCGCCGCTGGTACACCCTACCACGATGGACTCTTCTTCTTCGACATTGCTTTCCCGCCAAATTACCCTTCCCAACCTCCCAAGGTTCACTACCTCTCTTGCGGGTTCAAACTCAACCCGAACCTTTACCATAACGGCGAAGTGTGCCTCAGCCTCATCAACACCTGGATCGGTAAAAAGAGCGAGAAGTGGGACCCATGCGGTTCAACCGTTTTGCAGCTCCTCGTTTCTCTCCAAGGCCTCGTCCTAAACGACAAGCCGTTTTTCAACGAGGCCGGATCCGAAATCTTCGGACGCGCCTTCTTTGAGAAGCAGGCGCGTTCTTATAACTATTCCGTTTTCTTACTTAGCTGTAGGACCATGCTGTTTTGGCTCCAACGACCTCCGCGGAACTTCGAGGAATTCGTTCACGCGCACTTTCGTGACCGCGCGTGTCAGATTCTGAGGGCGTGCCATGAGTACGTGAATGGGCGCGTGAGGGTTGGGTGGTACGGTGTGAGCGACGTTGGGGAGAACGATGGCTCTTCCCATCGGTCGCGTGTGAAGGTCTCGGAGGAATTCAAGGCATCGATGGGGAAGTTGTATCTTCGGATGGTTGTGGCGTTTCAACTGAATGGTTCTTCGTTGTGTTCGGAGCTTTTGGAATTAGAGAACAGTGATAAAAATGGTGGTTCGTCGAAGAACAAGGGGCATGGCGGTGACAGAAAGTATGGGAAGATTGTCAGGAAGGTGTTGGGTAAGTTTAGGAAGTTTTATGCTTTGAAGAAGGATCAAAGTAGAAGAGTCGACGTGTCAAAGTGA